The following are encoded in a window of Episyrphus balteatus chromosome X, idEpiBalt1.1, whole genome shotgun sequence genomic DNA:
- the LOC129920580 gene encoding uncharacterized protein LOC129920580 isoform X2, translating to MEYARTINGRSDFIGGIDNEALDFGHLEQFIHVAATTGSGGDVSPSTVVDVSSSVVSTISNNTSRNSHNNNNATVHSNLPESPPDSGSEPPFSPADLQGLTLTSRVTSNCQSATNNDGSSSLIDSESSLGQQRQQINVKPPPPDLHATLTHHLTGSIHQQQQQQQHHTQLHQQQHNHNIHQHHLYVEHNDQHALLLTPPTGHLPQQQHIHHNDPATTTTTTPSAVVTANGIYTSNNVHDHSREHPDSLLAINSHHQQPVPLTSSNIHVAGMSEIIDMEPQGTPYSRQMMTPQHQQHAASIIPSDVYMGTPAPIIESTTSTVPPPTRKRKLSQVDCCASMMTIKPEPGATLSPMCQQNLNPTSPVSINMQQVGAGVGLGSGSPSSSSLSPTSTSLSMSNDNNSLDGVGGSGTPNAASFVGSNATDSSSESSPMQCIRFSPFQQHNWHTLCDQSLQELTMAHYRVDADKGFNFSVSDDAFVCQKKNHFQITCHARLQGDAKFVRTPSGLEKIKSFHLHFYGVKLEAPNQTIRVEQSQSDRSKKPFYPVPIDLQSHLVSKVTVGRLHFSETTNNNMRKKGRPNPEQRYFQLIVGLHVHTHSGHFPVVSQGSERIIVRASNPGQFESDVELCWQRGITPESIFHAGRVGINTDRPDESLVIHGNLKVSGHIIQPSDSRAKQEISELDTSVQLRNLQKIRIVRYRYEPEFALHSGLKSAKDNEEIIDTGVIAQEVREVLPDAVTEAGSIVLPSGQVIENFLLVNKDRILMENIGAVKELCKVTGSLETRIEQLEKINNRLMRMQEIERSKKKCKHLLMDDDQMIEGEDELCSNRTIQMMIIILVIIMATCLVAVSTLYFVEHSKQRYMKRYDRYDISHHPFTHDAHAILVNNNNNNNQRNLNHNGYHTNKNGKLILHSHTQRPPPASSVTAMPPITLPLPIHSSQIPPNVPLLAAAATAAQSPSIPISVIPPAPYPSANTAAGSGPSEGGFHGPSYINSDNYANLPNDELLTGIDKLALPVVISSHLNNKTANSKNKSKWPSSSSSADAVATVMPPFTFSNNFNDPSSLLIDDNLNVSESSSEKVGDSIPVNPDFENNSIDGTDQKTDARAAANQNLKLDQAIDQQQHITNNIGGGSTNRSDGRNENSVLLGAVAVSAIGAKKIDSSAGDSSSSSSSSSSTLSSSSSASTIFVVYKNIQNKNINDTVSKQVVNFTVETPSITNKSRGIDTEDTDLQNLGNNNDSTDDQSFTETATAPVTEKKFALAPIGIPDHCVKIKLEEISNCQSACFEDSNSLSSTSSQNSESEIRRRYIQKQDPGDTKTGSGSSPPGDSSKPFPKSSSQSLMNSASPPDALPLISPSKRISTDDIDQDDQDQEVSQQPQNDREDHEEQLALAFKERKPIHKDSKRKIDTIEVQSVVVNEQRRLSSTTECSTVTPWLQADTFNVSLGCEEICLNGGSSLNITYMIPLSKYLKDTNVELHFVAPLSLHWTVCNNKEKTKRDGANFINPLNNGKVFQKSQNVSIFYLTIPGHGHFERLIELRAAIDSNKNLCREQADETNVLLQYNIRIVRDCD from the exons ATGGAATATGCACGGACAATAAATG GTCGATCAGATTTTATAGGTGGAATTGATAATGAAGCACTTGACTTTGGCCATTTGGAGCAGTTTATTCATGTTGCAGCAACAACGGGTAGTGGCGGTGATGTATCACCATCAACTGTCGTCGACGTAAGCAGTTCGGTTGTTTCCACAATTTCAAATAACACCAGCAGAAACAGTCACAATAACAATAATGCCACTGTTCATTCAAACTTGCCAGAGAGTCCGCCGGATTCAGGCTCAGAACCACCATTCAGTCCAGCTGATTTACAAGGTCTCACTCTAACTTCAAGAGTAACTTCTAATTGCCAATCAGCGACAAATAATGATGGTTCTTCTTCTCTGATTGATTCTGAAAGTTCTTTGGGCCAGCAGCGTCAGCAGATAAATGTCAAACCACCACCTCCAGATCTCCATGCAACGTTGACACATCACTTAACGGGTAGCATtcatcagcaacaacaacaacaacaacaccacaCTCAGCTCCATCAGCAACAACACAATCATAACATTCATCAGCACCATCTTTATGTCGAGCATAATGATCAACACGCCCTGTTGCTTACACCTCCGACCGGCCACTTGCCTCAGCAACAACATATTCATCACAATGACCCAGCAACAACAACGACCACAACGCCATCTGCAGTTGTTACAGCTAATGGCATCTACACTTCAAACAATGTACACGATCATTCCAGAGAGCATCCGGACAGCTTGTTGGCTATTAACAGCCATCACCAACAGCCTGTTCCCCTTACGAGTAGCAACATCCATGTTGCTGGTATGAGTGAAATCATTGACATGGAACCTCAAGGCACTCCATACAGCCGGCAAATGATGACGCCACAGCATCAGCAACACGCCGCATCAATAATTCCATCCGACGTCTATATGGGAACTCCGGCTCCAATAATAGAATCAACAACATCAACAGTTCCGCCGCCTACGCGCAAGCGCAAACTTTCTCAGGTTGACTGTTGTGCTTCCATGATGACTATAAAACCGGAGCCAG GTGCAACATTAAGTCCAATGTGCCAGCAGAATCTCAATCCAACCTCACCAGTCTCCATTAATATGCAACAAGTTGGCGCTGGTGTAGGCCTTGGAAGTGGTTCACCGTCCTCATCTTCCCTCTCACCCACCAGCACCAGTCTCTCAATGTCCAACGACAACAACAGTCTTGATGGCGTCGGTGGCTCGGGAACTCCGAATGCAGCCAGTTTCGTTGGTTCAAATGCCACAGACTCTTCCAGTGAATCATCGCCAATGCAATGCATCCGTTTCAGTCCATTCCAACAGCACAATTGGCATACACTTTGCGATCAAAGCCTTCAGGAGCTCACGATGGCACATTATCGCGTCGATGCTGACaaaggttttaatttttcagtctCCGATGACGCGTTTGTGTGTCAAAAGAAGAATCACTTTCAAATAACATGTCATGCTCGATTGCAAGGCGATGCTAAGTTCGTTCGAACGCCATCTGGTTTGGAAAAGATCAAGTCCTTCCATTTGCACTTTTATGGAGTGAAGCTGGAAGCTCCCAATCAGACCATACGCGTTGAACAGAGTCAATCGGATCGATCGAAAAAACCATTCTATCCAGTTCC AATTGATCTGCAAAGCCATCTGGTGAGCAAAGTTACTGTTGGTCGACTGCACTTTTCCGAAACAACCAACAACAATATGCGAAAAAAAGGCCGTCCAAATCCCGAACAACGCTATTTCCAGCTGATCGTCGGTCTTCATGTCCACACCCATTCTGGTCACTTTCCTGTGGTAAGTCAAGGCAGCGAGCGAATAATTGTACGTGCCTCGAACCCGGGCCAGTTCGAAAGTGACGTTGAACTCTGTTGGCAGCGTGGCATCACCCCAGAATCTATATTCCATGCTGGTCGTGTTGGCATAAATACCGATCGACCAGACGAAAGTCTCGTCATTCATGGCAATCTAAAAGTTTCTGGCCATATTATTCAACCAAGTGATAGTCGAGCCAAGCAGGAAATCAGCGAACTCGACACCTCAGTGCAGCTAAGAAATTTGCAGAAAATTCGCATAGTTCGTTATCGCTACGAACCAGAATTCGCCTTGCATTCGGGCCTCAAGTCCGCAAAGGATAACGAAGAGATTATCGATACAGGTGTTATTGCTCAGGAGGTGCGAGAAGTTTTGCCGGATGCTGTGACAGAAGCCGGAAGTATTGTTCTTCCCAGTGGACAggttattgaaaattttcttcttgTTAATAAG gaTCGAATTCTAATGGAAAATATTGGGGCCGTTAAGGAGCTATGTAAAGTAACTGGATCTTTAGAGACTCGAATTGAGCAGCTGGAAAAGATCAATAATCGTTTGATGAGGATGCAAGAAATCGAAAGGAGCAAGAAAAAATGCAAGCATCTTTTAATGGACGATGATCAAATGATTGAAGGAGAAGACGAACTTTGTTCGAATCGAACAATTCAAATGatgattattattttagttATAATTATGGCAACATG CTTGGTAGCAGTTTCAACACTATATTTTGTTGAGCACAGCAAGCAACGTTATATGAAGCGATATGATCGCTACGATATAAGTCATCATCCATTTACTCACGATGCCCATGCAATACTCGttaataacaataacaacaataatCAAAGAAATCTCAACCACAATGGCtatcatacaaataaaaatggcaAACTAATTTTACATTCACATACACAACGTCCACCACCTGCAAGTAGTGTAACAGCAATGCCGCCCATTACACTTCCCCTACCAATTCATTCATCTCAGATACCACCCAATGTCCCGTTACTTGCCGCCGCCGCCACCGCCGCCCAATCACCAAGCATTCCAATTTCTGTGATACCTCCTGCACCGTATCCGTCCGCTAATACTGCAGCTGGATCTGGACCATCTGAAGGTGGTTTCCATGGCCCTTCGTACATCAATTCAGATAACTATGCTAACTTACCCAATGACGAGCTATTAACAGGAATTGACAAGCTAGCACTTCCTGTAGTTATAAGCAGCCATCTTAACAACAAAACGGCAAACagtaaaaacaaatcaaaatggccgtcatcatcatcgtcggcCGATGCTGTTGCAACTGTTATGCCACCTTTTACATTCTCCAACAATTTCAATGACCCTTCGTCATTATTGATTGATGACAATCTCAATGTTAGTGAATCATCATCGGAAAAAGTAGGCGATTCAATTCCTGTGAAtccggattttgaaaataattccaTTGACGGAACGGATCAGAAAACTGACGCACGGGCAGCTGCTAATCAAAATCTGAAACTCGATCAAGCTATTGATCAGCAGCAGCATATTACCAACAATATTGGCGGTGGTAGTACAAATCGAAGTGATGGTCGTAACGAGAATAGTGTTCTGTTAGGGGCAGTAGCAGTTTCTGCTATTGgagctaaaaaaattgatagcaGTGCAGGAGATTCGTCTTCGTCATCGTCATCTTCGTCGTCTACATTGTCGTCATCGTCTTCGGcttcgacgatttttgtcgtttacaaaaatatacaaaacaaaaatattaacgaTACAGTTAGCAAGCAAGTGGTCAATTTTACCGTCGAGACTCCATCCATTACAAACAAAAGTCGAGGCATTGACACTGAAGACACAGACTTGCAAAATCTAGGTAATAACAATGATTCGACGGATGACCAGAGTTTTACTGAAACTGCTACAGCTCCAGTGACTGAAAAAAAGTTCGCTTTAGCACCAATTGGAATTCCCGATCATTGTGTCAAGATCAAACTGGAAGAGATTTCTAATTGTCAA TCAGCTTGTTTCGAAGATTCCAATAGTCTATCGTCAACATCATCTCAGAATTCAGAAAGTGAAATACGTCGACGATACATTCAAAAACAAGACCCTGGCGATACGAAAACAGGATCAGGATCATCACCGCCTGGAGATTCATCGAAACCATTTCCCAAGTCATCGTCCCAATCACTAATGAATTCAGCTTCACCGCCAGATGCGTTACCACTAATTTCACCATCAAAACGAATTTCAACTGATGACATTGATCAAGATGATCAAGACCAGGAAGTCTCTCAACAACCACAAAACGATCGTGAAGATCACGAAGAGCAGCTTGCTTTAGCTTTCAAAGAAAGAAAACCAATTCACAAGGACTCTAAACGAAAAATTGATACAATCGAAGTACAATCGGTGGTGGTGAATGAACAACGAAGACTTTCCTCTACAACAGAGTGTTCGACTGTAACACCATGGTTGCAAGCAGACACATTTAATGTGTCCTTGGGTTGTGAGGAAATCTGTTTGAATGGCGGCAGTAGCTTGAATATAACTTATATGATACCATTGTCGAAATATTTAAAGGACACAAATGTCGAATTGCATTTtgt GGCACCATTAAGTCTTCATTGGACTGTTTGtaataataaagaaaagacTAAACGTGATGGCGCTAATTTTATTAATCCCCTTAACAATGGCaaagtatttcaaaaaagtcaaaatgtctcaatattttatttaactattcCGGGCCATGGGCATTTTGAGCGTTTAATTGAATTACGTGCAGCAATAGATTCGAATAAG AATTTATGTCGAGAGCAAGCAGATGAAACAAACGTTTTACTTCAGTACAATATTAGAATTGTAAGAGATTGTGAttag
- the LOC129920580 gene encoding uncharacterized protein LOC129920580 isoform X1 — MDFLTDPIFTDFGRSDFIGGIDNEALDFGHLEQFIHVAATTGSGGDVSPSTVVDVSSSVVSTISNNTSRNSHNNNNATVHSNLPESPPDSGSEPPFSPADLQGLTLTSRVTSNCQSATNNDGSSSLIDSESSLGQQRQQINVKPPPPDLHATLTHHLTGSIHQQQQQQQHHTQLHQQQHNHNIHQHHLYVEHNDQHALLLTPPTGHLPQQQHIHHNDPATTTTTTPSAVVTANGIYTSNNVHDHSREHPDSLLAINSHHQQPVPLTSSNIHVAGMSEIIDMEPQGTPYSRQMMTPQHQQHAASIIPSDVYMGTPAPIIESTTSTVPPPTRKRKLSQVDCCASMMTIKPEPGATLSPMCQQNLNPTSPVSINMQQVGAGVGLGSGSPSSSSLSPTSTSLSMSNDNNSLDGVGGSGTPNAASFVGSNATDSSSESSPMQCIRFSPFQQHNWHTLCDQSLQELTMAHYRVDADKGFNFSVSDDAFVCQKKNHFQITCHARLQGDAKFVRTPSGLEKIKSFHLHFYGVKLEAPNQTIRVEQSQSDRSKKPFYPVPIDLQSHLVSKVTVGRLHFSETTNNNMRKKGRPNPEQRYFQLIVGLHVHTHSGHFPVVSQGSERIIVRASNPGQFESDVELCWQRGITPESIFHAGRVGINTDRPDESLVIHGNLKVSGHIIQPSDSRAKQEISELDTSVQLRNLQKIRIVRYRYEPEFALHSGLKSAKDNEEIIDTGVIAQEVREVLPDAVTEAGSIVLPSGQVIENFLLVNKDRILMENIGAVKELCKVTGSLETRIEQLEKINNRLMRMQEIERSKKKCKHLLMDDDQMIEGEDELCSNRTIQMMIIILVIIMATCLVAVSTLYFVEHSKQRYMKRYDRYDISHHPFTHDAHAILVNNNNNNNQRNLNHNGYHTNKNGKLILHSHTQRPPPASSVTAMPPITLPLPIHSSQIPPNVPLLAAAATAAQSPSIPISVIPPAPYPSANTAAGSGPSEGGFHGPSYINSDNYANLPNDELLTGIDKLALPVVISSHLNNKTANSKNKSKWPSSSSSADAVATVMPPFTFSNNFNDPSSLLIDDNLNVSESSSEKVGDSIPVNPDFENNSIDGTDQKTDARAAANQNLKLDQAIDQQQHITNNIGGGSTNRSDGRNENSVLLGAVAVSAIGAKKIDSSAGDSSSSSSSSSSTLSSSSSASTIFVVYKNIQNKNINDTVSKQVVNFTVETPSITNKSRGIDTEDTDLQNLGNNNDSTDDQSFTETATAPVTEKKFALAPIGIPDHCVKIKLEEISNCQSACFEDSNSLSSTSSQNSESEIRRRYIQKQDPGDTKTGSGSSPPGDSSKPFPKSSSQSLMNSASPPDALPLISPSKRISTDDIDQDDQDQEVSQQPQNDREDHEEQLALAFKERKPIHKDSKRKIDTIEVQSVVVNEQRRLSSTTECSTVTPWLQADTFNVSLGCEEICLNGGSSLNITYMIPLSKYLKDTNVELHFVAPLSLHWTVCNNKEKTKRDGANFINPLNNGKVFQKSQNVSIFYLTIPGHGHFERLIELRAAIDSNKNLCREQADETNVLLQYNIRIVRDCD; from the exons ATGGATTTCCTAACTGATCCGATTTTTACGGATTTTG GTCGATCAGATTTTATAGGTGGAATTGATAATGAAGCACTTGACTTTGGCCATTTGGAGCAGTTTATTCATGTTGCAGCAACAACGGGTAGTGGCGGTGATGTATCACCATCAACTGTCGTCGACGTAAGCAGTTCGGTTGTTTCCACAATTTCAAATAACACCAGCAGAAACAGTCACAATAACAATAATGCCACTGTTCATTCAAACTTGCCAGAGAGTCCGCCGGATTCAGGCTCAGAACCACCATTCAGTCCAGCTGATTTACAAGGTCTCACTCTAACTTCAAGAGTAACTTCTAATTGCCAATCAGCGACAAATAATGATGGTTCTTCTTCTCTGATTGATTCTGAAAGTTCTTTGGGCCAGCAGCGTCAGCAGATAAATGTCAAACCACCACCTCCAGATCTCCATGCAACGTTGACACATCACTTAACGGGTAGCATtcatcagcaacaacaacaacaacaacaccacaCTCAGCTCCATCAGCAACAACACAATCATAACATTCATCAGCACCATCTTTATGTCGAGCATAATGATCAACACGCCCTGTTGCTTACACCTCCGACCGGCCACTTGCCTCAGCAACAACATATTCATCACAATGACCCAGCAACAACAACGACCACAACGCCATCTGCAGTTGTTACAGCTAATGGCATCTACACTTCAAACAATGTACACGATCATTCCAGAGAGCATCCGGACAGCTTGTTGGCTATTAACAGCCATCACCAACAGCCTGTTCCCCTTACGAGTAGCAACATCCATGTTGCTGGTATGAGTGAAATCATTGACATGGAACCTCAAGGCACTCCATACAGCCGGCAAATGATGACGCCACAGCATCAGCAACACGCCGCATCAATAATTCCATCCGACGTCTATATGGGAACTCCGGCTCCAATAATAGAATCAACAACATCAACAGTTCCGCCGCCTACGCGCAAGCGCAAACTTTCTCAGGTTGACTGTTGTGCTTCCATGATGACTATAAAACCGGAGCCAG GTGCAACATTAAGTCCAATGTGCCAGCAGAATCTCAATCCAACCTCACCAGTCTCCATTAATATGCAACAAGTTGGCGCTGGTGTAGGCCTTGGAAGTGGTTCACCGTCCTCATCTTCCCTCTCACCCACCAGCACCAGTCTCTCAATGTCCAACGACAACAACAGTCTTGATGGCGTCGGTGGCTCGGGAACTCCGAATGCAGCCAGTTTCGTTGGTTCAAATGCCACAGACTCTTCCAGTGAATCATCGCCAATGCAATGCATCCGTTTCAGTCCATTCCAACAGCACAATTGGCATACACTTTGCGATCAAAGCCTTCAGGAGCTCACGATGGCACATTATCGCGTCGATGCTGACaaaggttttaatttttcagtctCCGATGACGCGTTTGTGTGTCAAAAGAAGAATCACTTTCAAATAACATGTCATGCTCGATTGCAAGGCGATGCTAAGTTCGTTCGAACGCCATCTGGTTTGGAAAAGATCAAGTCCTTCCATTTGCACTTTTATGGAGTGAAGCTGGAAGCTCCCAATCAGACCATACGCGTTGAACAGAGTCAATCGGATCGATCGAAAAAACCATTCTATCCAGTTCC AATTGATCTGCAAAGCCATCTGGTGAGCAAAGTTACTGTTGGTCGACTGCACTTTTCCGAAACAACCAACAACAATATGCGAAAAAAAGGCCGTCCAAATCCCGAACAACGCTATTTCCAGCTGATCGTCGGTCTTCATGTCCACACCCATTCTGGTCACTTTCCTGTGGTAAGTCAAGGCAGCGAGCGAATAATTGTACGTGCCTCGAACCCGGGCCAGTTCGAAAGTGACGTTGAACTCTGTTGGCAGCGTGGCATCACCCCAGAATCTATATTCCATGCTGGTCGTGTTGGCATAAATACCGATCGACCAGACGAAAGTCTCGTCATTCATGGCAATCTAAAAGTTTCTGGCCATATTATTCAACCAAGTGATAGTCGAGCCAAGCAGGAAATCAGCGAACTCGACACCTCAGTGCAGCTAAGAAATTTGCAGAAAATTCGCATAGTTCGTTATCGCTACGAACCAGAATTCGCCTTGCATTCGGGCCTCAAGTCCGCAAAGGATAACGAAGAGATTATCGATACAGGTGTTATTGCTCAGGAGGTGCGAGAAGTTTTGCCGGATGCTGTGACAGAAGCCGGAAGTATTGTTCTTCCCAGTGGACAggttattgaaaattttcttcttgTTAATAAG gaTCGAATTCTAATGGAAAATATTGGGGCCGTTAAGGAGCTATGTAAAGTAACTGGATCTTTAGAGACTCGAATTGAGCAGCTGGAAAAGATCAATAATCGTTTGATGAGGATGCAAGAAATCGAAAGGAGCAAGAAAAAATGCAAGCATCTTTTAATGGACGATGATCAAATGATTGAAGGAGAAGACGAACTTTGTTCGAATCGAACAATTCAAATGatgattattattttagttATAATTATGGCAACATG CTTGGTAGCAGTTTCAACACTATATTTTGTTGAGCACAGCAAGCAACGTTATATGAAGCGATATGATCGCTACGATATAAGTCATCATCCATTTACTCACGATGCCCATGCAATACTCGttaataacaataacaacaataatCAAAGAAATCTCAACCACAATGGCtatcatacaaataaaaatggcaAACTAATTTTACATTCACATACACAACGTCCACCACCTGCAAGTAGTGTAACAGCAATGCCGCCCATTACACTTCCCCTACCAATTCATTCATCTCAGATACCACCCAATGTCCCGTTACTTGCCGCCGCCGCCACCGCCGCCCAATCACCAAGCATTCCAATTTCTGTGATACCTCCTGCACCGTATCCGTCCGCTAATACTGCAGCTGGATCTGGACCATCTGAAGGTGGTTTCCATGGCCCTTCGTACATCAATTCAGATAACTATGCTAACTTACCCAATGACGAGCTATTAACAGGAATTGACAAGCTAGCACTTCCTGTAGTTATAAGCAGCCATCTTAACAACAAAACGGCAAACagtaaaaacaaatcaaaatggccgtcatcatcatcgtcggcCGATGCTGTTGCAACTGTTATGCCACCTTTTACATTCTCCAACAATTTCAATGACCCTTCGTCATTATTGATTGATGACAATCTCAATGTTAGTGAATCATCATCGGAAAAAGTAGGCGATTCAATTCCTGTGAAtccggattttgaaaataattccaTTGACGGAACGGATCAGAAAACTGACGCACGGGCAGCTGCTAATCAAAATCTGAAACTCGATCAAGCTATTGATCAGCAGCAGCATATTACCAACAATATTGGCGGTGGTAGTACAAATCGAAGTGATGGTCGTAACGAGAATAGTGTTCTGTTAGGGGCAGTAGCAGTTTCTGCTATTGgagctaaaaaaattgatagcaGTGCAGGAGATTCGTCTTCGTCATCGTCATCTTCGTCGTCTACATTGTCGTCATCGTCTTCGGcttcgacgatttttgtcgtttacaaaaatatacaaaacaaaaatattaacgaTACAGTTAGCAAGCAAGTGGTCAATTTTACCGTCGAGACTCCATCCATTACAAACAAAAGTCGAGGCATTGACACTGAAGACACAGACTTGCAAAATCTAGGTAATAACAATGATTCGACGGATGACCAGAGTTTTACTGAAACTGCTACAGCTCCAGTGACTGAAAAAAAGTTCGCTTTAGCACCAATTGGAATTCCCGATCATTGTGTCAAGATCAAACTGGAAGAGATTTCTAATTGTCAA TCAGCTTGTTTCGAAGATTCCAATAGTCTATCGTCAACATCATCTCAGAATTCAGAAAGTGAAATACGTCGACGATACATTCAAAAACAAGACCCTGGCGATACGAAAACAGGATCAGGATCATCACCGCCTGGAGATTCATCGAAACCATTTCCCAAGTCATCGTCCCAATCACTAATGAATTCAGCTTCACCGCCAGATGCGTTACCACTAATTTCACCATCAAAACGAATTTCAACTGATGACATTGATCAAGATGATCAAGACCAGGAAGTCTCTCAACAACCACAAAACGATCGTGAAGATCACGAAGAGCAGCTTGCTTTAGCTTTCAAAGAAAGAAAACCAATTCACAAGGACTCTAAACGAAAAATTGATACAATCGAAGTACAATCGGTGGTGGTGAATGAACAACGAAGACTTTCCTCTACAACAGAGTGTTCGACTGTAACACCATGGTTGCAAGCAGACACATTTAATGTGTCCTTGGGTTGTGAGGAAATCTGTTTGAATGGCGGCAGTAGCTTGAATATAACTTATATGATACCATTGTCGAAATATTTAAAGGACACAAATGTCGAATTGCATTTtgt GGCACCATTAAGTCTTCATTGGACTGTTTGtaataataaagaaaagacTAAACGTGATGGCGCTAATTTTATTAATCCCCTTAACAATGGCaaagtatttcaaaaaagtcaaaatgtctcaatattttatttaactattcCGGGCCATGGGCATTTTGAGCGTTTAATTGAATTACGTGCAGCAATAGATTCGAATAAG AATTTATGTCGAGAGCAAGCAGATGAAACAAACGTTTTACTTCAGTACAATATTAGAATTGTAAGAGATTGTGAttag